In Eulemur rufifrons isolate Redbay chromosome 15, OSU_ERuf_1, whole genome shotgun sequence, the genomic stretch CCCTCTGTCAGGTCTTTGACAGCCTCTCTCAGCGTGCAGAAGATTAAACTGTAAATTGGTTTCCCACCTCCCAGcatagagaaatggaaatgtttaCTGAATCACTAGCTTTGCAATTGCGTGGCAAGAAATGAAAGGCAGAATCCGGGAGGTTGCGTTTTCCTCCGTGACGAGGAGGCACATAAGCTGTTTAAGCGTAAAGATCACGGGGCATCCGGGAGGTTCACAGGAAATGAAAACTACCAGGCTCTCGAGGCCAGGCCCCTGCCACAGCGCCTCCACCCTGGTCCCCGCAGCAAGGCGGTGTCAGGACCTGTGGGGACGCTAATGCCTGAGCCTTCGTCCAGCTAGGTGACCCAGGGCCACAGTGTCGTGCTCTGGAAGCCGCGTGCTGGAATGGCTGGCATCAGAAGTGTCCCGATTTGGATTTCTCCCGACCCACTTTAGCACTGGCCATCCGAGGCTCGGCCACCCCCAGGCAGCCTGCCCCCACACGAGAAGGTGAGTGTCATCACTCCTCTGTGTTAGCAGCTCCAGTGAGCGCTGCTAGGGATCAAATCCGTATTCTCCCCGCCTTTTCTGACACAGGAAAATCACTCAGCCACTCagggcagctttttttttttaagccaacgAATTTTAATCGTGCCACGCATCCAGTTAGCAAGCTTTAGGCTGAGCTGCCCGAGGGGCTTCTGCTGGATGCACTGCTGATGGAATTAGTAATTTGGGTGGATTAGAGAGGAAGAGAACAAAACCCTGGAGTGTGTTTTAATATCAAGTGCTGTAACCTGAACAGAGAGCCCGACAAACACTGaaaggtggggaggtggggagggggcggggggaagggcAGTGTGACGCCTGCTCTTGGGCAGGGACAGGTCTCTCGGGCAGCCAGCTGGCTGGTATGCCCCACCCCCTGGGCTGAGCAGTAGACGGGCTTTTTAGCCTTGTGAAAGGGCCAGCCATCTCTACTGCAGTGCTCACCAGTTGACAAAATGAGGCAGCAACTGCCTGGTCAGAATAAAAATCCAGTATTTCCTTATGCAATTTCCAAACGGAGTAAAACCAACATATAGAATCATTTCCTCTGCAAATGAAAACTAGCACCGGAGgagaggaaatacagaaaaatgcctTCTCCAGCAAAGCGTGCGAGGTCTGTGAATTGCAAAGGCACAGGCTGAGTTACTCCAGACAAGATTTAGCTGGAATACCAGGCCAACAGGCCAACACCTGGATTTTGTGTCGCATCTTGAAACCCCCTTTCCACTGCATTCCAAATGCTTCCTCCTTCTGTTGCCCCGCTGCAAACCTAGCCCACACGGCTCAGCTGGGAGGCCCGGCCTCCGACTGCAGACCCGAGACACCTCTGTCAGAGCACAGGCGTCAGCTGCGCCGGGACGATGGCCGCGAGTGCCCAAGCTGTGCTGCCCTCGGGTGCCGCCTTGCCCACACTCACCAGATGCCCACGTCCTTGTTACTGCTCAGTATCCAGGTCAGAGCAGCTTCAAACTTGGCAGAGGAGCTGCTGGTCACATTCTGTGGGAGGGCGCGGGAGAAGATTAGTTCTGCGTCTGGGCGGAGCAGCTGGGACATTATTCTGTTGCTGGATTAAGGAAGCCCTCGCCCGTGTCCTCCACATCCCCAAAGGTCCGTTCCGCTAAATGCACAGCAAACTGGCAGGAAGGGAATCTGGGCTTGATGAGAGCCAAGGAAGAGGCTGTAACCGGAGGAGGTGGTGCGGAAGCACACACGGGAAAACAATGCGGGTCTGAGGAGGCCAAAGGAATATAATTTCCTCAAGGACTGAAGCTTTAGGCCGCAGAGCTGGCAGCTAATCTTGGGGCAAAATGAAAAAGAGCGTCGGGGTTGGGGATGGAGGGTCCAGCCGCCAGTCCCAGCtatgtggcctcaggcaagtccttgaccctctctaggcctcagttttctcatctgtgaaatgaaaattgAACTAGAGGACCCGTAAGGTTCTTGCCAGCTCCAAAGTTCCATAATTCCACCCCACAATATCCAATGGACCCGAGCAGTCTGCATGGCAATCAGAAGGGGAAAGAATGGTCACGTTAAACGTGAACCCTGAACGCTGCTGAGAGGAGGGAAGTGAACCACGGAAGGAGCAAGCACGGGGCCCCCCTGCGGAAGGGGCTAAAGCTAAAGCGTGAGCCCCACCTGCCCACACGGCAGGCCCGACTCAGCGCAGCCACCACCATGTCCACCTTAACTTAAGGTAGCCTAACACTCCACtaagtttaaagaaaaggaaaaaaaaaaaaaaaaagccacaaagcaaacacaaaaccgaaaggaaaaaaaaccctgtagGGCCTGAAAGATCAATACGGAAGCACCAGGCCCTCCCGGGAATGGGTAAGCACCGGGCCTACTTACTGCTATGTATTCCTGGGCTTCCGTAACAGGAATGCATTTGCTTTTGAGCTTCTCTGGATTTCCACACTCAAAATTAcctagaagaaaaagaacacacgttcaaatacaaagaaaaggtaaaaaaaaaatcactctgaaaCGGACTAAAACTGCAGCAAGAATCAAGCCATCAGCTCTGATAAGGAGATGTGGCCGCGGCTCCCCGGCTTCTGTGGGGCATCTTCACTCCGCAGCAAGATCAAAAGCCACTTAGCTTGGATCGATTCCAGATCATTAAAACCTGACCTGCAAAGCAGTGCAGCGATTTGCATTAAATGACTAAAGAGCTGCCCAATACCAAGGTCTCTTGGCAATTGATCCCTAAAAGGACCAGACAGATAGCTTCGGAAGATACCGGAATGGCACTATAAATAAACATGGcctgggaaaaaagaaaggcagggaGGCTATGGGTACCACAGGGACGGTGACTCACAACACAGGCAGGCGGCCTGGAGCGCAGGCCCACTGTTTTGAGGGGCGCTGTGGAGGAGGAGGGTATCTGTATGCTGGGATGGGGGCCTCAGCATGGCATGCCAGGGGACAGCTCCCTCTGAGCAACCTGGGAGCACGGTGCCCATAGGATGGAGCTGGGAGCCTCCCCCTTCGTCCTGCCGGCCCCGCAGGCCCAGCCCAAGGggcacctcctctgggaagcccccAGCCCATGGAGGCCTCTCACTTGCCAGATCACTCCAGACTTGGTGGCCTGTCACAGCCCTCGACTCTCCATCACGTGCCGTGGTTTACCTGCCACGTGCTGCTTGCTGTGAGTCCACCAGACTCCTGAGATCAGGGatagcacagggctgggcacacacaATGTCGTTAACACTCATGCATGGCCCGACTGCCCTCAACCTGGCACGGCTATtccctgcgtgtgtgtgtgtgtgtgtgtgcacgcacacgcgCGTGCTAGGGGAGGAATCAGATGAAGGTGATATTAAACAATCTGGGGAATGAACTGAAGCCTGTCCCTCTACCTCCAACAAACCCAAATCCTCCTCCTTCAAAGTTGATCATGACCCTCTGGGCTCCCCAAGACCAAGTTGGCTTCTAGCATCCTCCTGCCCCTACCTGGACTATCCCTGCCCTAGCTAGGCCTGCCTGGACCACCTCGACAGCCTCCTATTTGGTTTCCTCCTGTCCCCTTTCCAATCCATTTGTTTtctcaataaagttttaaatgatTCTACTTAAATGACACTGCGCCACTCAAGCTACTGCCACGTTTGCCTTCCTGGCACCGGGCTCTCAGCACATCACTGTCCTGCGCAAAGCCTCCCTGATGCTCACTGCCTGCCGGATCAAGCTTCACACCACAGCTGTCCCCGGCAGGGCCCGACCAGCATCTCCAAACTTCATTCCCGCCGTTTCTCCTTCCCCCATGAAGCCGGTGCTTCCCATCCCTGACCTGTAATTGTCTCCTTTTCGgctttctccttcccaccccgCACATAACCAGCCCTACCCGGGCTTCCTGGCCTGGCAGATGCTGCCTCCCCTGCTCCAGCTAAAAGGCATTAGGCTCCCAGAACGTCTCGCCTCTCGGTTCTTATCTAATTGCATCTTAATCACACAGTGGTCGGGGAGGGAGGTGGTCTCTTCTACTGGACCCCAAGCAGAGTCATTTCACATCCTACAAGGGccagcacagtgcccagcccgTAGCTGATCCAAAACAAGGGGTGGGGGTGAAGGGTGATGGGGTCAAGGGAGCGTGGCCTTTCAGAAAGCCCACACTCCTGTCTCAGTGAGACCTGGACCTTTAGGGCTGCCCCTACCAGGCTTGCCAGAGGGCAACACGTGCCAGGGCCCTCGATGGCGTAAGCCAGGACCACAtatggagggtgggagggagaagtaTCTACCAGGACCTAGTTTAGAGCAAAGCTTCTCAACTTTAGGGTACACACAAAtcccctggggatcttgttaaaatacagactCTGTCGATGGGTTTGGGATGGGACCTGAGAGTCTATGTTTCcaataagctcccaggtgatgctgttgcTATTGGTCCTAGGACCACAATTGAGATGCAAAGGCATGGAACACCCTCTAAGGCCGGTATTTAGATCTCAGACACCTGAGAACAGAGGCATTCCCACGATGACTGTGACACTGCAAGCAGTGGCCCCAGCTTCTGCTTCTCCTCCAAGTGCTCACGGATGCCTCCCTGACCATCTCCAATCTCCCACCTTCAAGACGGAGGAGGTAGGAGAGCTGATGCCCACGAGATTGACCCTGACGACTGAGGGCCCTGTACCAGTCCACCCAACTGTCACTTCCCAGTGAAACCTCAGACAAGGTTTCGCAAGCCTAAGACCTGCCCTCTGACGGCAGAGGTGAGGGGCACCCCTCGAACATTTGTTAAGACTGAACCACTCTGTCTGGTTCTTGTGCCAAGTATATTTAACACAAGGCACAAGCCCTAGACATTTACCTATGTTAGCAGCAAGTGATTTTGAGAGCCTGCTGGATgccggggtgggggaggacacAATAATGTAGGTGACCTCTCTGGCCTTAAAAAACGAGTTCACCACATGAAATAGTAGAGGGCCCTTCTGCATTAGTTTTCAGCGGCATTTTGTGGGGGTGCTGAGAATGCCCTGCCCTAGAAGACAGCACTGACTTTCATTTTGTAGAGAAAAGACAGACCCAAGATCACTTGGTCAGatggggagacagaggccctgagAGGATCAGGGGCTTGTCCAATACTCTGCAGCCAGACGGGGAGATCAGGACCAGGGCCCACCATGCAGAccacctgcctgcctctctgccaCCTGGCCGACTGTCTGCTTCAGGGAGGCTCTCCAGGGCAGCGGACACACTCTGACAAGACCTGGGGCCTGGCCCTTTCCAGGGCTAACATGGGCCCCAAAGCATTAGGTGGTGGGCATCCCCAAGAAGAGTGAACATCTGCTGAAATGCCCGTGCACATGCCAGGACCCTGGAACCcttaaataggaaaaagaacCAAGTATGTTTTTCCCAAACGCAAGGCCTATCAAGGATGTCTGAGTGGGGAGGTGAGAAGGCCAGGTTCGGCTTTTGAATATGGGTTCAGGGAGACAATCAGGGAATGTCTCAGCTGCCTGCCAGCCACCCGGCCTAACCAATCAGCCTGACTGGTCGGGGCAGCAGCCCACACCTTGCTCAAGTGGAATCTCAGGACTTCTGCCACCTACTCACCAGCTTGGATGGCCAGGAAGTTGTACAGTTCATGCAGCAGCTCCAGCAAGGCTGCCTTCTGCTTGGCCTGGCAGAACTGAAAAGGCACAGGACAGCCAGTCAGCAAGGGGAGCGGGGAGGTCTGTCCACTTCTACCTCCCTAGCCATACTGTCAGGTACTACGCAGCAAGgaacattttatactttaaagaaacagaaagaaattctgtGAAGTGCTGGCCTAGGGCGCAAGATGATAAATACCAGGCTAGCTGCCTGAGAAGGACACCACAGAAGTGGAGGCAGAGCCGAACGCAGACACAGTTATTAGGGGCTGCGTCCCAGGGGCTCCCTGCCTGTGCCCCGCAGCCCCCTGGAATAAAGGCCAGTAGGAGGGCTGTGGGGCAGAGGTGATGTGGTTGGAGGTTGAATGCAATCGCCCAGCTTCCTTGGAGGGAAGAACCACCGCTGTTGGAGCTTACTGGGCTTGGAGGGGACAGCACAGCATGTCAGTGGCTGCTGTCTTGTCTCCCCCTTTAGGTACAACCTCGGGGCCCTCATCTGGATGAGGACAGTGGTGAGGATTCAGTGCGAGCTCACACACAAACCACCCAGCATAGGCTAATGCCACCTAAAGGAAACAGGAGGACAGAAGGTACCAGATAAGGAGACAGCCTGATTAAGACAATACACCCactcccagcctggccccacGTTTTCAGCAGCAcaaaggcagaaaggaaaaaacacaaagtGTCACAGTCTTCAATGGCTAAAAAGGGAAAGAACACATATCTGAAACTCAAATGCCCGTCTGGGTTCTCCGTGAGCCTGGAGCTACATAAAAAATGAGACTTTCTGCAGGAGCCTCACCAAAACCAAGAAGCACATCCCAACCTGCTGCTCCGTAAAGGCCACGGGCACCAAGAAATCTTAGCCTAACAAGCCTATGTTGAGACGGCCCAGACCCTGCTTCTGCTGATGCAGGCTTGAATGgttataaatatcaaatatctgTGCATGAAGCCTGCCTGGCAGGTGCCGGACGCCGTCTGCTTGCTGAGCACATCTTTGGCGAGGACCTGAGGGTGCCTGTCGGGGCTCACTCAAGTGGGGCGTGAGTGTGTCCAGCTCCGAGGAGGGCCAAGGAGCAAATGCATCATCATTCACCTGTGAGTCCGATACATTCAGAGATGTGAAGGACCAAGGAACAGAAACCAGGGAACCCTTTTCTAATTAAAAGACAAACTAACAGCACCAGAGAAGTCTTACAGAAAgctattttttcctgtttttgttttcagtcttCAGAATTCTAGTTTCCCCTCTGGCTGCTTATGTGTCTGGGCTACTTCCTCTAAGCATCAACTGCAGTTTTTATGATGGAAGGCAGATTAGGCTTATTATGgatctgtttttataaaacaattggGAAGCAAAGATATTTGGCGGATGAATGCAATAAATGGCTATAATAAAACACCCTCAGCCATGACACAGCAGGATCTGGTTATCTGCACCAGGACGCCCCTTCAGGGGCCTGGGTAAGAGTCAACGCAGGGGCGTCCAGATAACCATGCATCATTTCTCTCTGGTCCCTGGGCTACCAGAGACGTTAACTAAGGGCTCAGGAGGCCTGGCACTGCACACTTAATAATTAGACTACTAAGTCATGCCCTCTGGCAGCACAGACTTCTGGTAGGATTTATGACCCGAGAATTTACTGCGTGGTATCTTCTCCAGACTATCACCAGTGCCAGCACCCTAGCTCCTACCAATGCTGCTTTCATGATTcatgaatagctgggactgcttGCCTTCCCCAAATATTATTTGCAGGGAATGTCAgagcttcacaaaacaaatataaacatagaCTAAGAGAGCTAATTCTACTGAAGATGTGTTTCAAATAAACTCCTATGATGTTTCAAATCAGAACACTATTTTCAGAGCCACAGACGTAGCACCAAAGAGGAGAATGTGGAATTGAGAACCTGGCCTCCTGATGCTTAAAAACCATCAGCCCTTCCGATGCCAGGGAGCTTGAGAGGTCCTTCAGCAACGACCCACTGCATCCCCCTGGACTGACTCAGGCAGAAGATCAAAGTCCCCGACACTACAATTGACGGGAGAGCTTCCGCAGCAAGCCCAGGGGTTGGATCTGGGGAGCTCAGTTTTCTACACTTCAAGCACTCCTTCACTGTCACAATTGAGTCTGACACAAACATCACAGAACACAGCACGATTCTGGTACATTATGGGAAGCACTCCCTGAAAAATGATCCTGTTCTTTCTGGGGAAGTTTACCTCCTGATGGAGGCTAATATCCTCAGGAGGAATAATAAAagccagagaaatgcaaactcacCTCGTCTGTTTTTTCCTCACAGTCCACTGGCAATAATTTCACTGAGAtcaagaaaagaaacacagaggaaattaaaagtgtGGGTTGAGGAAAAGAATACAGAGACCACTCTCAAAATTCAGGGGGAATAAAACATTGCTGACCCAAGGGTAGGGGTTAGAAACATGTCATCTAAATAGgtagttttaaaatgcagatggtAAAACGTAAGCATTGCTAAATCCTGGATTAGGAATTAATATAGCTGGGGCCTTATTCCAGCTGAAAATGATTAGTCAAAGGTTCTTGGGCAACTCAACCACTCtgaacctccatttcctcatctgtaaaatgggttaaaTAGGCCATTCCTTCTTAACTCAGGGAGTTAGGCTCTAACAAGACAACATATACAACAGTGTTGTAAACTGCAAACAGCAATATGTTAAACAGGAATAACATCATCATGGGAGGGGAACTTCACGGAACTCCCAGTGTATATTCCAGAGCTGTGTCTTAAAGCATCTCAGCAGTGAGTTCGAATGTGCTACTGTTTGACGTCACCAATGTAGTTACAGTACCTACAGTACCATGACACTCCCAGGTCTGCTTAATTTCTCTACTAAGTCAacaaactatccacacagttgaCAAACTGCTCTCATAGTGGAGAAACTGCCTGGGCGTCTGCACAAGACTGTAATCCTCATGCTCACAGACTTGTGCATACGCAAATAACCATCAGCCACAACAGCTAAGACATAATTTAGCTTTTCCCTCTATTTTGGTTGTTCCTGGTAGGCACGGAAAGATGTGGCCTTGGCTCAGGTCTGGGAACAGTATCAATCACATTCGTGCTTTGCAAAGAATCTTAAAAGCTGGTGAACTACAGTGTCACTTTATGCCTCAATTTATAATGAAACGATCTCTATGTTATTTTCTGTTCAACTAGAGCCCCGAGTTAATGGAGAGGCAAACTTCCCTTTTAGAAAACACACAGAtcctcagctattcaggagacaTACTATAGCCTGCAGACCTCGCATTGGCATGTTTAATCATGTAACCAAGTGTGGACAGAAGGATGGCTGGGAGCGTCCTTGAATCACAGACCCGCTTACACTCCGTGAGGATGCTGCAACGATAAACGCGCCTCCCATTGGTATCAGTTTAAACTCTTCAAAATGTTCTTAAACACCTGTCTATACTAGTAGGTAGGGCCAGTATAATCTCCTTTTGCAAATGAGGGCCCTGTGGTCCAAAGAAGTGGAGAGCGGCCTTTTTAGTgctgcagagctgggactccAACCAGATCCCATCTGTGGGCCAGTGACATCTGGGGTGCCTTCAAATGGGCCCTAACGTGAGTGAGCAAAAGATCAAAAGGGAAGAACTGAAAAGGGACGGGTGGACCTGTTTGTTGGAGAGAGGTGTGGCTTTCTCACCAGAGAGAaaaccagaggctggggggaaaGAGACTGCAAATGAAGATTGCTCCCTGCTTGTGGGTGAAAGGGAGACATTAGAAGGGAGGGCGAGGACAGAAAAGGACAAAGTGAAGGCAAAACTTATTGCAGATGCAAGGGCCCTGGCCCTCTCTTCCCACAGCTGGAAGATGGAAAGCGAAGGTCTGGGGGTGAGAAGACAGAGGCAGCTGACaaggccaggagtgtgaggcctGGCGCTGAGAAGAATGAGTGGTTGTCCCGGCGGACACACGCGCCCCCAGGGCCCTCCCCTGTGCCGGCCCGGGACGTACTGTTGTCCTCTGCCTCCTGTGGCGCCGAGGGCTTGCCCATCTTCACCCAGAGGATGCCCAGGAAAACGAGCAGCAGCCCCAGGCTGGCCCAGAGCAGAAGCCTCGACAGGCAGCGCTCCAGCCGCCGCCCCACCTCGGGCCGGGCCCGCGCCGCGCCAGCAGGGCCCGCTCGCGTCGCCCGCAGGCCCGGGCGCGGGTCGGggccgaggagggcggagggCGGCCGCGCTGGGGCCGGGGACGCGGCCCACCAGCGGCGGGCGGCGAGGCCCTGGCCCTGCGCGGCCCTGTCGAGCGTCCGGGCGTCCTCGTCCTCCTCAGAGCTGCCCCGGACCGAGGCGCGGCGCCTGAGCGGCGCAGAGCGGGCGGAAAAGGCGAGGCCGCGGCTCCCTACCCAGGAAGCCGGGGAGGCCCCGAGGTCGCCGTGTGCCCCCGAGGTCGTGCAGGCCGAGCCGGAGGACGGCTGGGAGAGCCAGGGCTCCGCCCGCAGAGAGGCCGCCGCGGGCCGGGCGCGCAGCGGCGCCTCCTCGCGTAGCCGGGCCTCCTCCCGCAGCCGCTCCTCGCCCCGCGCCCAGGCCTCCTCCCGCAGCCGCTCCTCGTCACGCAGCCGGGCCTCGCCCCGCAGGCGACGCAGCTTGTTGCGGTAGACATCTCGAGTGGTGTCGGTGATGGGTCCTGGCTGGAAGCCCAGGGCCTGCAACTCCCGCCGCAGCTCCAGGTC encodes the following:
- the LEMD2 gene encoding LEM domain-containing protein 2 isoform X2: MAGLSDLELRRELQALGFQPGPITDTTRDVYRNKLRRLRGEARLRDEERLREEAWARGEERLREEARLREEAPLRARPAAASLRAEPWLSQPSSGSACTTSGAHGDLGASPASWVGMKLLPVDCEEKTDEFCQAKQKAALLELLHELYNFLAIQAGNFECGNPEKLKSKCIPVTEAQEYIANVTSSSSAKFEAALTWILSSNKDVGIWLKGEDQSELVTTVDKVVCLESARPRMGVGCRLSRALLTAVTNVLIFFWCLAFLWGLLILLRYRWRKLEEEEQAMYEMVKKIIDVVQDHYVDWEQDMERYPYVGILHVRDTLIPPQSRRRMKRVWDRAVEFLASNESRIQTESHRVAGEDMLVWRWTKPSSFSDSER
- the LEMD2 gene encoding LEM domain-containing protein 2 isoform X1: MAGLSDLELRRELQALGFQPGPITDTTRDVYRNKLRRLRGEARLRDEERLREEAWARGEERLREEARLREEAPLRARPAAASLRAEPWLSQPSSGSACTTSGAHGDLGASPASWVGSRGLAFSARSAPLRRRASVRGSSEEDEDARTLDRAAQGQGLAARRWWAASPAPARPPSALLGPDPRPGLRATRAGPAGAARARPEVGRRLERCLSRLLLWASLGLLLVFLGILWVKMGKPSAPQEAEDNMKLLPVDCEEKTDEFCQAKQKAALLELLHELYNFLAIQAGNFECGNPEKLKSKCIPVTEAQEYIANVTSSSSAKFEAALTWILSSNKDVGIWLKGEDQSELVTTVDKVVCLESARPRMGVGCRLSRALLTAVTNVLIFFWCLAFLWGLLILLRYRWRKLEEEEQAMYEMVKKIIDVVQDHYVDWEQDMERYPYVGILHVRDTLIPPQSRRRMKRVWDRAVEFLASNESRIQTESHRVAGEDMLVWRWTKPSSFSDSER
- the LEMD2 gene encoding LEM domain-containing protein 2 isoform X3 codes for the protein MAGLSDLELRRELQALGFQPGPITDTTRDVYRNKLRRLRGEARLRDEERLREEAWARGEERLREEARLREEAPLRARPAAASLRAEPWLSQPSSGSACTTSGAHGDLGASPASWFCQAKQKAALLELLHELYNFLAIQAGNFECGNPEKLKSKCIPVTEAQEYIANVTSSSSAKFEAALTWILSSNKDVGIWLKGEDQSELVTTVDKVVCLESARPRMGVGCRLSRALLTAVTNVLIFFWCLAFLWGLLILLRYRWRKLEEEEQAMYEMVKKIIDVVQDHYVDWEQDMERYPYVGILHVRDTLIPPQSRRRMKRVWDRAVEFLASNESRIQTESHRVAGEDMLVWRWTKPSSFSDSER